Proteins from a genomic interval of Pirellulales bacterium:
- a CDS encoding lactate racemase domain-containing protein, with amino-acid sequence MSSYPKFFRVRQIFEAPRIDDVPAAVRAELGRIGLEHKVKPGQTVAITAGSRGIANIHLIIKAAAQFFQGLSARPFIVPAMGSHGGGTAEGQRAIVEGYGITEEFCGCPIKSSMETIVVCQTAEGFPVHFDKHASQADHVLVVGRVKPHTDFVGDVESGLMKMMLIGLGKHEGAKVYHRAILDYSFPQIVRSVAGRVLERCRIVGGLAILENGYDQTAKIAAVTADELEARERELLKQARQWMPRLPFSLVDILFIDQLGKNISGAGVDTNVVGRKFQFHRAAPDEYPKVKRIVVRGLTEETHGNAAGIGLVEFCTTRAMNQIDHVKTRINCLTSGNVAGTMMPVNLDTDREILDAALPTIGLTGPMDAKILWIRNTLDLAEVECSQAYWPEARERGDLQVLSELRDLPFDSAGNLPHLLEPLSGHR; translated from the coding sequence ATGTCAAGCTATCCCAAATTCTTTCGCGTCCGCCAGATTTTCGAGGCCCCGCGCATCGACGACGTTCCGGCGGCGGTCCGCGCCGAACTGGGCCGGATCGGCCTGGAACACAAGGTCAAGCCCGGCCAGACGGTGGCCATCACGGCCGGCAGCCGCGGCATCGCCAACATTCATCTGATCATCAAGGCCGCGGCCCAGTTCTTTCAGGGCCTTTCCGCCAGGCCGTTCATCGTGCCGGCGATGGGCAGCCATGGCGGCGGCACGGCCGAGGGTCAGCGGGCCATCGTCGAAGGCTACGGCATCACCGAGGAGTTTTGCGGTTGCCCGATCAAGTCGAGCATGGAGACGATCGTCGTCTGCCAGACGGCGGAGGGCTTTCCGGTCCACTTCGACAAGCACGCCTCGCAGGCCGACCACGTGCTGGTGGTGGGCCGCGTGAAGCCGCACACCGACTTCGTGGGCGACGTGGAGAGCGGGCTGATGAAGATGATGCTCATCGGCCTGGGCAAGCACGAGGGCGCCAAGGTTTATCACCGGGCCATTCTCGATTACAGCTTTCCGCAGATCGTGCGGAGCGTGGCCGGCCGCGTGCTCGAACGCTGCCGCATCGTGGGCGGGCTGGCGATTCTCGAAAACGGCTACGACCAGACGGCCAAGATCGCGGCCGTCACCGCCGACGAACTCGAAGCCCGTGAGCGCGAGCTGCTCAAGCAGGCCCGGCAATGGATGCCCAGGCTGCCGTTTTCGCTGGTCGATATCCTGTTCATCGACCAGCTTGGCAAGAACATCAGCGGCGCGGGCGTCGACACCAACGTGGTCGGCCGCAAGTTTCAGTTTCACCGCGCCGCGCCCGACGAATATCCCAAGGTCAAGCGGATTGTGGTCCGCGGCCTGACGGAAGAGACGCACGGCAACGCGGCGGGCATCGGCCTGGTCGAGTTTTGCACGACGCGGGCCATGAACCAGATCGACCACGTCAAGACGCGGATCAACTGTCTGACCAGCGGCAACGTGGCGGGCACGATGATGCCGGTGAACCTCGACACCGACCGCGAGATTCTCGACGCGGCGCTGCCGACGATCGGGCTGACCGGGCCGATGGACGCCAAGATTCTCTGGATCCGCAACACGCTCGACTTGGCTGAAGTGGAGTGTTCGCAGGCCTATTGGCCGGAGGCCCGCGAGCGCGGCGATCTGCAAGTGTTGAGCGAGCTGCGCGACTTGCCGTTCGACTCGGCGGGCAATCTTCCGCACCTGCTCGAGCCGCTGTCTGGCCACCGGTGA
- the glmM gene encoding phosphoglucosamine mutase — MPEPIISVSGLRGVVGESLTPLVALRYAAAFAELLPPGPIVISCDGRATGPLLADVLRGGLAAAGRDVLDAGIAATPTTGVLVRQFAAAGGIQISASHNPPQYNGLKLFSGEGRVLPAAIGAQVMARYRVGEPRWAAHQHIGHRSVCDDTTGRHLELVLSTIEVDRVRRRRFKVLLDGNHGSGSLLGRRLLDALGCQVTLLGGEPDGRFEHPPEPIAENLAGVLAQVVEAGADVGFCQDPDADRLAVIDEAGSYLGEEYTLALCASNVLGTRLGAVVTNCSTSRMTEDVARRSGVPFFRSAVGEANVVDAMLAQGAVFGGEGNGGVIDPRVGYVRDSFVAMALVLDWMAGRDLPISRLADELPRYEIVKTKISQPASDVAAGLRRLEAHFRDAQADRLDGLRLDWPGKWLLVRASNTEPIVRAIAEAPTVAEAQRLCDEAAEVLAAQAEKRP, encoded by the coding sequence GTGCCCGAACCCATCATCAGCGTTTCCGGACTGCGGGGCGTCGTTGGCGAAAGCCTCACGCCGCTGGTCGCTTTGCGCTACGCGGCCGCATTCGCCGAATTGCTGCCGCCCGGACCCATCGTGATCAGTTGCGACGGCCGGGCGACGGGACCGCTCTTGGCCGATGTGCTCCGCGGCGGATTGGCCGCGGCCGGCCGCGACGTGCTCGATGCCGGCATCGCGGCCACACCGACGACCGGCGTGCTCGTGCGCCAGTTCGCCGCGGCCGGAGGCATCCAGATTTCGGCCAGTCACAACCCGCCGCAGTACAATGGCCTGAAGCTGTTTTCCGGCGAGGGACGCGTGCTTCCGGCGGCGATCGGCGCGCAGGTCATGGCCCGCTACCGCGTCGGCGAACCACGATGGGCCGCGCATCAACACATTGGCCACAGGTCGGTTTGCGACGACACGACGGGCCGGCATTTGGAGCTGGTGCTGTCCACCATCGAGGTTGATCGCGTGCGGCGGCGGCGGTTCAAGGTGCTGCTCGACGGCAATCACGGTTCCGGCAGCTTGCTTGGGCGCCGGCTGCTCGACGCGCTCGGCTGTCAGGTGACGCTGTTGGGCGGCGAGCCGGACGGCCGGTTCGAACATCCGCCGGAACCGATCGCGGAGAATCTGGCAGGCGTGTTGGCCCAGGTTGTCGAGGCGGGTGCCGACGTCGGGTTTTGCCAGGATCCCGATGCCGACCGTCTGGCCGTGATCGACGAAGCGGGCAGTTATCTCGGCGAAGAATACACGCTGGCATTGTGTGCGTCGAACGTGCTCGGTACGCGGTTGGGGGCGGTGGTCACGAATTGCTCCACCAGCCGCATGACGGAAGACGTGGCGCGGCGGTCCGGCGTGCCGTTTTTTCGCTCGGCCGTCGGAGAGGCGAACGTGGTCGACGCGATGTTGGCCCAGGGTGCGGTGTTCGGCGGGGAAGGGAACGGCGGCGTGATCGATCCGCGCGTGGGCTACGTGCGCGACAGTTTCGTGGCCATGGCCCTCGTGCTTGATTGGATGGCCGGGCGCGACCTACCCATCAGCCGCCTGGCCGACGAGCTGCCGCGGTATGAAATCGTGAAGACGAAGATCAGCCAGCCAGCGTCGGACGTGGCAGCCGGCCTGCGTCGCCTGGAAGCCCATTTCCGCGACGCGCAAGCCGACCGTCTCGACGGTCTGCGGCTCGACTGGCCGGGCAAGTGGCTGTTGGTGCGCGCGAGCAACACCGAGCCGATCGTGCGCGCCATTGCCGAGGCGCCCACGGTGGCCGAAGCCCAGCGCCTCTGCGACGAAGCCGCCGAGGTGCTGGCGGCCCAGGCCGAAAAACGGCCGTAG
- a CDS encoding phospho-sugar mutase: MPNEYQTELEQIAQAVQRRQLSTTAADNIRIWLTQPRYRDYAAQVADHIRAAKWQQLDDVFWTVIPFGTGGRRGKMYPVGSNAINDRTIGESAQGLADYVKSAAGQTAPSCAIAYDTRHRSRHFAELCGEVMAANGFKVWFLDGFRSTPELSFAVRHKKCSCGLMVTASHNPPSDNAVKAYWSTGGQLLPPHDRGVIERVMAAQDIARVPFAEALADGRIEYCQEEVDAEYRSQVRLLSLSGPRALKILYSPMHGVGTTSVLPVLQSAGFTEVELFGPHATPDGDFPNVPDHVANPENPRTFDTLIDRARQTHADLVLSTDPDADRLGCAAPRKPGCDDWYVFTGNQIGALLAEHVLEGRKYAGNLSPKDYLVKTLVTTELIRRIGDSYGVTTYGDLQVGFKWIGGLMDEVGPRRFLLGCEESHGFLAGTYARDKDAAAGALMLSEFAARAKAAGQTLYEKLDSLYWQHGCHAERTVSKTMPGSEGMTRMRKLMEGFRSSPPKMLAGMKVRQMRDYERQVLISSAGRQPLEGPQGDMVVFDLAADGNYVAVRPSGTEPKVKFYLFAYEPPEQLADLSETKTQLAERLAKLEAELFRLADLT, from the coding sequence ATGCCGAATGAATACCAAACGGAGTTGGAACAGATTGCCCAGGCCGTCCAACGGCGACAGCTCTCCACCACCGCCGCCGATAATATCCGCATCTGGCTCACCCAGCCTCGCTACCGCGATTACGCGGCCCAGGTTGCGGACCATATTCGGGCCGCAAAGTGGCAGCAGCTCGACGATGTTTTCTGGACCGTCATCCCTTTCGGCACGGGCGGACGCCGAGGGAAAATGTACCCGGTCGGGTCCAATGCCATCAACGACCGCACCATCGGCGAAAGCGCTCAGGGCCTGGCCGACTATGTGAAGTCTGCCGCCGGCCAAACGGCCCCGTCATGTGCCATCGCTTATGATACGCGACACCGGTCGCGGCACTTCGCCGAGCTGTGCGGCGAGGTGATGGCCGCCAACGGATTCAAGGTCTGGTTCCTCGACGGCTTCCGCAGCACGCCCGAGCTGTCGTTCGCGGTGCGTCACAAAAAATGTTCTTGCGGCCTGATGGTGACCGCCAGCCACAATCCGCCCAGCGACAACGCCGTGAAGGCTTATTGGTCGACCGGCGGCCAGCTCTTGCCCCCGCACGATCGGGGCGTCATCGAGCGGGTCATGGCCGCGCAAGACATCGCCCGCGTGCCATTTGCCGAGGCGCTGGCCGATGGCCGCATCGAGTATTGCCAGGAAGAGGTCGACGCCGAGTATCGCAGTCAGGTGCGGCTGCTGAGCCTGTCCGGTCCGCGGGCGCTCAAGATCCTCTACTCGCCGATGCACGGAGTGGGAACCACCAGCGTGCTGCCGGTGTTGCAGTCGGCCGGTTTCACGGAGGTCGAGTTGTTCGGCCCGCACGCCACGCCCGACGGCGATTTCCCCAACGTGCCCGATCATGTGGCCAACCCCGAAAACCCGCGCACCTTCGACACGCTGATCGACCGGGCACGCCAAACCCACGCCGACTTGGTGCTCTCGACCGACCCTGACGCCGACCGTCTCGGCTGCGCGGCGCCGCGCAAGCCGGGCTGCGACGATTGGTACGTCTTCACCGGCAACCAGATCGGCGCCTTGCTGGCCGAGCACGTGCTCGAAGGCCGCAAGTATGCGGGCAACTTGTCGCCGAAAGACTACCTGGTGAAGACGCTCGTAACCACGGAGTTGATCCGCCGCATCGGCGATTCCTATGGCGTGACGACTTACGGCGACCTGCAGGTCGGCTTCAAGTGGATCGGCGGATTGATGGACGAGGTCGGCCCGCGGCGGTTCTTGCTCGGCTGCGAAGAATCGCACGGCTTTCTGGCGGGCACTTACGCGCGCGACAAAGACGCCGCGGCAGGCGCGCTGATGCTCTCCGAGTTTGCCGCCCGTGCCAAGGCGGCAGGCCAAACGCTTTATGAAAAGCTCGATTCGCTCTACTGGCAACATGGGTGCCATGCCGAGCGGACGGTGTCGAAGACGATGCCCGGCAGCGAAGGGATGACGCGGATGCGCAAGCTGATGGAGGGCTTTCGCTCATCGCCGCCGAAAATGCTGGCCGGGATGAAGGTCCGCCAGATGCGCGACTACGAGCGACAGGTGCTGATCAGCTCGGCGGGCCGCCAGCCTCTGGAAGGGCCCCAGGGCGACATGGTCGTTTTCGATCTGGCAGCCGACGGCAACTACGTGGCCGTGCGACCTTCGGGCACCGAGCCGAAGGTGAAGTTCTATTTGTTCGCCTACGAGCCGCCTGAGCAGTTGGCCGACCTGAGCGAGACGAAAACGCAGCTTGCCGAGCGGCTCGCGAAGCTCGAAGCGGAGTTGTTTCGCCTTGCGGACTTGACGTAA
- a CDS encoding class I SAM-dependent methyltransferase, translating into MIFCGRSDDFFGAFHAPGFFDLVFIDGWLEHEQVYRDVTNSLEVLTANGTIVLHDCNPTTEAMQRVPQDRVGGCFASMPA; encoded by the coding sequence ATGATTTTTTGCGGCAGGTCCGACGATTTCTTCGGCGCGTTTCACGCGCCCGGCTTTTTCGACTTGGTGTTTATCGACGGCTGGCTCGAGCACGAGCAAGTCTATCGCGACGTGACCAACTCGTTGGAAGTGCTGACCGCAAACGGCACGATCGTCTTGCACGACTGCAACCCGACCACCGAGGCGATGCAGCGCGTGCCGCAGGATCGCGTTGGGGGTTGCTTCGCCTCCATGCCGGCCTAA
- a CDS encoding transcriptional repressor, producing the protein MSHDFSLGTVEVALSPLERFEEFVQSRGKRRSPQRRTIVEQVFSRHRHFDADELLAQLREVDAGRAVSRATVYRTLGELVEAGLLREMDLKGRKVYEHDYGYPQHDHLHCERCGKLIEFRSDEIKQLRDAVAREHQFRVLGHQLIVNGICAECNRLKRRTRPLDLI; encoded by the coding sequence ATGTCGCACGATTTCTCGCTAGGCACGGTTGAAGTCGCGCTCTCGCCGCTGGAGCGGTTCGAAGAGTTCGTGCAAAGCCGGGGCAAACGCCGCTCACCGCAACGCCGGACCATTGTCGAGCAGGTCTTCAGCCGCCATCGGCATTTCGACGCCGACGAGTTGTTGGCCCAATTGCGCGAAGTGGACGCCGGCCGGGCGGTGAGCCGGGCGACCGTCTACCGCACGCTCGGCGAGTTGGTCGAGGCGGGCCTGCTGCGAGAAATGGACCTCAAAGGCCGCAAAGTCTACGAGCACGATTACGGCTACCCACAGCACGATCACTTGCACTGCGAACGCTGCGGAAAGCTGATCGAGTTCCGCAGCGACGAAATCAAGCAGCTTCGCGACGCGGTTGCCCGCGAGCACCAGTTCCGCGTTCTGGGCCACCAGTTGATCGTCAACGGCATCTGCGCGGAGTGCAACCGGCTGAAGCGCCGCACCCGGCCGCTGGATCTGATCTAG